A genomic segment from Planctomycetota bacterium encodes:
- a CDS encoding DUF1080 domain-containing protein yields MQPAKQGRRERMLTFHCGRIGGKSSAIIAGGYNGRMIRTLTLAACIFFTGCSGGSPPAPARPPIMPFNGRDTTGWRFAGHVKRNHWTVGAASLDPADPKKLVAAPGGSDLVSPGIVGANIVTEQSFGDAVIELDVMIPAESNSGIFVMGEYEVQVLDDPAAKADAPTNMDSGAIVGVSPPRTLVPLKAGAWHHYVIDFAAPRFDAAGKKIAEARFMRISIDGQVVQENVTVAEPTPSNLTGEEHPTGPLMLQGAEGPVAYRNIVVTPR; encoded by the coding sequence ATGCAGCCGGCGAAGCAGGGGAGGCGTGAACGCATGTTGACCTTCCATTGTGGGCGAATTGGCGGGAAATCGTCAGCAATTATAGCGGGCGGTTACAATGGCCGCATGATACGAACCCTCACGCTCGCGGCGTGCATATTCTTCACGGGCTGCTCCGGCGGATCGCCCCCCGCCCCGGCCAGACCGCCGATCATGCCCTTCAACGGCCGCGATACCACCGGCTGGCGCTTCGCCGGGCACGTCAAACGCAATCACTGGACCGTCGGCGCCGCATCGCTCGACCCCGCCGACCCGAAGAAGCTTGTCGCCGCGCCGGGCGGGAGCGACCTCGTCTCGCCCGGCATCGTCGGGGCGAACATCGTGACCGAGCAATCGTTCGGCGACGCCGTGATCGAACTGGACGTCATGATCCCCGCCGAGTCCAACAGCGGGATTTTCGTCATGGGCGAATACGAAGTGCAGGTGCTCGACGACCCGGCGGCGAAGGCGGACGCCCCGACGAACATGGACAGCGGGGCGATCGTCGGCGTGTCGCCGCCGCGCACGCTCGTGCCCCTCAAAGCCGGCGCGTGGCATCATTATGTGATCGACTTCGCCGCCCCGCGCTTCGATGCGGCCGGGAAGAAGATCGCTGAGGCACGCTTCATGCGGATCTCGATCGACGGCCAGGTCGTGCAGGAGAATGTTACGGTCGCCGAGCCGACGCCCAGCAACCTGACAGGCGAGGAACATCCGACGGGCCCGTTGATGTTGCAAGGCGCGGAGGGCCCGGTCGCGTATCGGAATATTGTAGTGACGCCGAGGTGA
- a CDS encoding methyltransferase domain-containing protein: MLFVLVFAALVMGEDKATLPPPLTQYMGRTIAQTMHWEGAAWLTRGERAQEENTDLMLRMLKLQPGQTVCDLGCGNGYHTLRMAAAVGPTGRVFGEDIQPEMLTMLNDRADAAKIANVTPILGTLMDPRLPDGSCDMILLVDVYHEISYPQQMLAAIRKALKPTGRVVLVEFRAEDPKVPIKPLHKMSKAQVDKELTANGFKLAESFDDLPWQHMLFYERDDAPAKDK, encoded by the coding sequence ATGCTTTTTGTTTTGGTGTTCGCCGCGCTGGTGATGGGCGAGGACAAGGCGACGCTCCCGCCGCCGCTGACGCAGTACATGGGCCGCACCATTGCGCAGACGATGCACTGGGAGGGCGCGGCCTGGTTGACGCGCGGCGAGCGGGCGCAGGAGGAGAACACCGACCTGATGCTCAGGATGCTCAAGCTCCAGCCGGGCCAAACGGTCTGCGACCTGGGTTGCGGCAACGGGTATCACACGCTGCGCATGGCCGCCGCCGTCGGGCCGACTGGGCGCGTCTTCGGCGAGGACATTCAGCCCGAGATGCTCACGATGCTCAACGACCGCGCCGACGCCGCCAAGATCGCCAACGTCACGCCCATCCTCGGCACGCTCATGGACCCGCGCCTGCCTGATGGTTCGTGCGACATGATCCTCCTCGTCGATGTCTACCACGAAATCTCGTATCCGCAGCAGATGCTCGCCGCGATACGCAAGGCGCTCAAACCCACCGGCCGCGTCGTCCTTGTCGAGTTCCGTGCGGAGGATCCGAAAGTCCCCATCAAGCCGCTGCACAAGATGTCCAAGGCGCAGGTCGACAAGGAATTGACCGCCAACGGATTCAAGCTCGCCGAGTCCTTCGACGACCTCCCCTGGCAACACATGCTCTTTTACGAACGCGACGACGCACCCGCCAAAGACAAATAA
- the gor gene encoding glutathione-disulfide reductase, protein MPDFDYDMFVIGAGSGGVRAARMSAQFGARVAIAEERYLGGTCVNVGCVPKKLFVYASHISEEMRDAKGLGWSLPPATFDWPTLIANKNTEIDRLNGVYDKLLKDRNVEVLHGRARLIDPHAVAINDRTLTARYILIAAGSRPHVPDIPGCELGITSDEAFFLKTLPKRVLIIGGGYIAVEFAGIFHGLGAHVTQTYRGPLFLRGFDDDVRQALAEAMAARGIDLRLDRNVTRLEKSNDAIIVTLTDGSTVETDCVLFATGREPYTRDLGLEAAGVEADPRGAIRVDAHSKTNIDSVYAVGDVTNRMNLTPVALAEGMAVAKTLFGNQPTAMHYHNIPTAVFSQPPIATVGLTEKHARQAYDDVNVYRSSFYPLKSALAGRREKTLMKIIVDAATDRVLGVHIMGPDAAEMIQGVAIALQCGATKSQFDATIGVHPTSAEELVTMRTRAD, encoded by the coding sequence ATGCCCGACTTCGACTATGACATGTTCGTCATCGGCGCCGGCAGCGGCGGCGTGCGCGCCGCACGCATGTCCGCTCAGTTCGGCGCGCGCGTCGCCATCGCCGAGGAGCGATATTTGGGCGGCACGTGCGTGAACGTCGGCTGCGTGCCCAAAAAACTCTTCGTCTACGCCTCGCACATCAGCGAGGAAATGCGCGACGCCAAGGGCTTGGGCTGGTCCCTCCCGCCCGCGACGTTCGATTGGCCGACGCTCATCGCCAACAAAAACACCGAGATCGACCGGCTCAACGGCGTCTACGACAAGCTGCTCAAGGACCGCAACGTCGAAGTTCTCCACGGGCGCGCCCGGCTGATCGATCCGCACGCCGTTGCGATCAACGACCGCACCCTCACCGCGCGCTACATCCTGATCGCCGCCGGCTCCCGGCCCCACGTGCCCGACATCCCCGGCTGCGAGCTGGGCATCACGTCCGACGAGGCGTTCTTCCTAAAGACGCTGCCCAAGCGCGTGCTCATCATCGGCGGGGGCTACATTGCCGTGGAATTCGCCGGGATTTTTCATGGATTGGGTGCACACGTGACGCAGACCTATCGCGGCCCGCTGTTCCTGCGCGGGTTCGATGATGATGTGCGGCAAGCGCTTGCCGAGGCGATGGCCGCACGCGGGATCGACCTGCGGCTCGATCGGAATGTGACGCGCCTCGAAAAATCCAATGATGCGATCATCGTCACGCTCACCGATGGCTCGACCGTCGAAACGGACTGCGTCCTGTTCGCCACCGGGCGCGAGCCGTATACGCGCGATCTGGGCCTCGAGGCGGCGGGCGTCGAAGCGGACCCGCGCGGGGCAATTCGCGTCGATGCGCATTCCAAGACGAACATCGACAGCGTGTATGCGGTCGGCGATGTGACGAATCGGATGAACCTGACGCCGGTCGCGCTGGCGGAAGGCATGGCGGTGGCCAAGACGCTCTTCGGTAATCAGCCCACGGCCATGCACTATCACAACATTCCCACGGCCGTGTTCAGTCAGCCGCCGATCGCGACCGTCGGGCTGACCGAAAAGCACGCCCGGCAGGCGTATGACGATGTCAACGTCTACCGCTCGAGCTTTTATCCGCTCAAGTCCGCGCTCGCCGGCCGGCGGGAAAAGACGCTGATGAAAATCATCGTCGATGCGGCGACGGATCGCGTATTGGGCGTGCACATCATGGGCCCCGACGCGGCGGAGATGATTCAGGGCGTCGCCATCGCCCTCCAGTGCGGCGCGACCAAGTCGCAGTTCGACGCCACGATCGGCGTGCATCCCACCTCGGCGGAGGAATTGGTCACGATGCGGACACGGGCGGACTAA
- a CDS encoding rRNA methyltransferase yields the protein MPLIELRDIHDPRLEPYASLKDRRLAESSGLFIVESKRLVERLLASAFTTVSVLCDDARCEAMAQRVPADVPLYVLPAEAMTQLAGFAIHTGVLAVACRPKMPALDEFMQQAGEPMTLLIAPRLTEQANLGAIVRVAAAMGVTGLLLGPTCCDPFYRRSVRVSMGAVFDLPILRSGDIAADLARLRGQWGMTLIAATLDGDQPLQLTTRPTSPDRLGLVLGHEVDGISTEVLALCQQRVVIPMQRGTDSLNVVTASAVFCYQLIPPIM from the coding sequence ATGCCGCTCATCGAACTTCGCGACATCCATGACCCGCGCCTCGAGCCGTACGCTTCGCTCAAGGACCGCCGGCTCGCCGAGTCATCGGGCCTGTTCATCGTTGAAAGCAAACGCCTCGTCGAGCGCCTGCTCGCCAGTGCGTTCACGACCGTGTCCGTCCTGTGCGATGACGCCCGGTGTGAGGCGATGGCGCAGCGCGTCCCCGCCGACGTGCCGCTGTATGTGCTGCCGGCGGAGGCCATGACGCAGCTCGCGGGGTTCGCCATTCACACGGGCGTCCTCGCCGTCGCGTGCCGGCCGAAGATGCCGGCGCTTGATGAGTTCATGCAGCAGGCCGGCGAGCCGATGACGCTGCTCATCGCGCCCCGGCTCACGGAGCAGGCGAATCTCGGGGCGATCGTGCGCGTGGCGGCGGCGATGGGTGTGACGGGTCTGTTGCTCGGGCCGACATGCTGCGATCCGTTCTATCGGCGGAGCGTGCGCGTGTCGATGGGCGCGGTGTTTGACCTGCCGATCCTGCGGAGCGGCGACATCGCCGCCGACCTCGCCCGGCTGCGCGGACAATGGGGCATGACGCTCATCGCCGCCACGCTCGACGGCGATCAGCCGCTACAACTGACGACCCGCCCGACGTCGCCCGATCGGCTCGGCCTCGTGCTGGGCCATGAAGTGGACGGCATCAGCACGGAGGTGCTGGCGCTGTGTCAACAGCGCGTGGTGATCCCCATGCAACGCGGGACCGATTCGCTCAACGTCGTGACTGCCTCGGCGGTGTTCTGTTATCAGTTGATTCCGCCTATCATGTGA
- a CDS encoding RluA family pseudouridine synthase, with protein sequence MNHSTSSPISNPTELPPIPIVYHDAQLVVADKPSGLLTQPGLGPDKLDCLLHRLQHQYAAARIVHRLDRDTSGLIVLALDADTHRFLSRQFHDRLVGKLYAALVAGAVEGEAGRIDLPLRKDFDHPPRHCVDRVAGKPAVTDWHVLERFADRTRLQLEPRTGRSHQLRVHLMSIGHPILGDPLYARPAVQALSPRLALHASMLAFRHPATDRDMSFESPAPF encoded by the coding sequence ATGAATCACTCGACATCATCGCCTATCTCCAATCCCACTGAACTGCCGCCGATTCCGATCGTGTATCACGATGCGCAGCTCGTCGTGGCGGACAAGCCCAGCGGGCTCCTCACGCAGCCGGGCCTCGGCCCCGACAAGCTCGATTGCCTTCTGCATCGGCTTCAACATCAGTACGCCGCGGCGCGGATCGTGCACCGTCTCGACCGCGACACATCCGGCCTCATCGTCCTGGCCCTCGACGCCGATACGCACCGATTCCTCAGTCGGCAGTTCCACGACCGGCTCGTCGGCAAGCTCTACGCCGCGCTCGTCGCCGGGGCGGTCGAGGGCGAAGCGGGGCGGATCGATCTGCCCCTCCGCAAGGATTTCGATCACCCGCCGCGCCATTGCGTCGATCGCGTCGCCGGCAAACCCGCCGTGACGGACTGGCATGTGTTGGAGCGCTTCGCCGATCGCACGCGCTTGCAGCTCGAACCGCGCACCGGCCGCTCGCATCAATTGCGCGTGCACCTCATGTCGATCGGTCACCCGATCCTCGGCGACCCGTTGTACGCCCGGCCGGCGGTGCAGGCCCTGTCCCCGCGCCTCGCACTGCACGCTTCGATGCTCGCCTTCCGTCATCCCGCCACCGATCGCGACATGAGCTTCGAGTCCCCGGCGCCGTTTTGA
- a CDS encoding glutaredoxin, with amino-acid sequence MNPSDVNSPALALYYKPTCPYCIRVLEALEDMGRVIELRNINADRAHYYDLVQGGGKGQVPCLRIASPDGSVSWLYESLDIIAYLQSH; translated from the coding sequence ATGAATCCGTCCGATGTGAATTCGCCCGCACTGGCGCTTTACTACAAGCCGACGTGTCCGTATTGCATCCGCGTGCTGGAGGCGCTGGAGGACATGGGCCGCGTGATCGAGTTGCGGAACATCAACGCCGACCGGGCGCATTACTATGATCTGGTGCAGGGCGGAGGCAAAGGTCAGGTGCCGTGCCTGCGCATCGCGTCACCGGACGGGTCCGTGAGCTGGCTCTATGAATCACTCGACATCATCGCCTATCTCCAATCCCACTGA
- a CDS encoding carboxymuconolactone decarboxylase family protein — protein MPRLPVIEVEQANEKVQPLYDLAKKKLGRVVNLLKGMANSPVALDAYLQFAGTLKAGALNAKEREIVHLTTDVLNHCEYCVAAHSAAAKAVGFTPDQVAGIRNGQLDDPKQQVLADFTRRVVESKGYVGDEELAAMRDAGYSDAQITEVPAVIALATFTNLFNHIHQTPLDFPKVEPAHA, from the coding sequence ATGCCTCGTCTCCCCGTCATCGAAGTCGAACAGGCCAACGAGAAGGTTCAGCCCCTTTATGACCTGGCCAAAAAGAAGCTCGGCCGGGTGGTGAATCTGCTCAAGGGCATGGCCAACAGCCCCGTCGCGCTCGATGCGTATCTCCAGTTCGCCGGCACGCTCAAGGCCGGTGCCTTGAACGCCAAAGAGCGCGAGATCGTGCACCTCACGACGGACGTGCTCAACCACTGCGAATACTGCGTCGCCGCTCACTCCGCCGCGGCGAAGGCGGTGGGCTTCACGCCCGACCAGGTCGCCGGCATCCGCAACGGCCAACTCGATGACCCCAAACAGCAGGTGCTCGCCGACTTCACCCGCCGCGTCGTCGAGAGCAAGGGCTACGTCGGCGACGAGGAACTGGCGGCGATGCGCGACGCGGGCTACTCCGATGCGCAGATCACCGAGGTCCCGGCCGTCATCGCGCTGGCGACGTTCACGAACCTGTTCAACCACATTCACCAGACGCCGCTGGATTTCCCGAAGGTCGAACCGGCCCATGCGTGA
- the trpS gene encoding tryptophan--tRNA ligase, translating to MTLTSDKPRVLTGDTPTASLHLGHYVGSIENRLAMQELYESYFFVANLHALTTRVEDTVGIRAATISIVKDWLACGIDPKKATLFVQSEIPAVAELTWYFAMLLGYGRLMKNPTIKDEIRVKNLGDNYSFGFLMYPVGQIADILAFRPAFVPVGEDQIPHIEMTREVARKFDQLYCGVDPHAADADYAKLGGVFPIPEAKTGRIARLTGIDGKNKMSKSLDNAIFLSDDPKTVQKKCNKIFTGRGSMDDPPVLENNTIIEYLTAFEKDPRKVEALIAEYAAGKIGDGHLKKEVSAAINLFLEPVRERHAKFSDDDVIDILKDGCARANATAEATLWQAKQAAKFDFFERKITLG from the coding sequence ATGACTTTGACGAGCGACAAACCGCGTGTGCTGACGGGCGATACGCCCACGGCTTCGTTGCATCTGGGCCATTATGTGGGCTCGATCGAGAATCGACTGGCGATGCAGGAGCTGTACGAGAGCTATTTTTTCGTGGCGAACCTGCACGCGCTGACGACGCGCGTCGAGGACACGGTCGGCATCCGAGCGGCGACGATCAGCATCGTCAAAGACTGGCTCGCCTGCGGGATCGACCCGAAGAAGGCGACGCTGTTCGTGCAGTCGGAGATTCCGGCGGTGGCGGAGCTGACATGGTATTTCGCCATGCTGCTCGGGTACGGCCGGCTGATGAAGAACCCGACCATCAAGGACGAAATCCGCGTCAAGAACCTCGGCGACAACTACTCGTTCGGATTTCTGATGTACCCCGTCGGCCAGATCGCGGACATTCTGGCGTTTCGGCCGGCGTTCGTGCCGGTGGGTGAGGATCAGATTCCGCACATCGAGATGACGCGCGAAGTCGCTCGGAAATTCGATCAGCTTTACTGCGGAGTCGATCCCCATGCCGCCGACGCGGACTACGCAAAGCTCGGCGGCGTGTTTCCGATTCCCGAAGCCAAGACCGGCCGCATCGCCCGGCTGACGGGCATCGATGGCAAGAACAAGATGAGCAAGTCGCTCGATAACGCCATCTTTTTGAGCGACGATCCGAAGACCGTGCAGAAGAAGTGCAACAAGATCTTCACGGGGCGCGGGTCGATGGACGATCCGCCGGTTCTGGAAAACAACACGATCATCGAATACCTGACGGCTTTCGAGAAGGACCCCCGGAAGGTGGAGGCGTTGATCGCCGAGTACGCCGCCGGGAAGATCGGCGACGGGCACCTTAAGAAGGAAGTCTCCGCGGCGATCAATCTGTTTCTCGAACCGGTGCGCGAGCGGCACGCCAAGTTCAGCGATGATGATGTGATTGATATTCTCAAGGACGGCTGCGCCCGGGCGAATGCCACGGCCGAGGCGACCTTGTGGCAGGCGAAGCAGGCGGCGAAGTTCGACTTTTTCGAGCGGAAGATCACGCTGGGTTAA
- a CDS encoding methyltransferase domain-containing protein — MGRVLCGKIARDAMRAPRTPHAASLNWRFDPPICDRARIRLRFRPQLRYAMTASFDYRNLPKEPVPCPICASTQFTTLCDTDRYLMGLSTSRCDGCGLIMTNPLPTTETLNEFYHHHYRKYYRKLEHPDLSYIRRYSLDARAAHTVRFLQSAGLLPQNARVLDVGCGEGSILRQIHVTRPDIHAVGVEMYKPFADFARTYAQVPIYPVLDELPEGEAGPTYDLVILSHVLEHVPDPPKFMAELATYLKPTGRLFIDVPDVTKYHWLADLHIAHIYHFSRATLARTAEKAGLHTTQIEIHKPPKLPSCIRAVFAGAPVGERVTVEPDPAEDAATAEHIRAMKKNAWLFNKCFSFSMWFYETMWAVKSKLPGASK, encoded by the coding sequence ATGGGACGGGTATTATGCGGAAAAATCGCACGTGACGCCATGCGAGCCCCACGCACGCCGCACGCGGCGTCGCTAAACTGGCGATTCGACCCGCCGATTTGCGACCGCGCCCGTATCCGTCTACGATTTCGGCCCCAACTGAGATACGCAATGACCGCATCGTTCGACTATCGCAACCTCCCCAAAGAGCCCGTCCCCTGCCCCATCTGCGCCTCGACGCAGTTCACCACGCTCTGCGACACCGATCGCTATCTCATGGGCCTGTCCACCTCGCGCTGCGACGGCTGCGGTCTGATCATGACCAATCCCCTGCCGACCACCGAGACGCTCAACGAGTTCTACCACCACCACTACCGCAAGTACTACCGCAAACTCGAGCACCCCGACCTTTCGTACATCCGACGCTACTCCCTCGACGCACGCGCGGCCCACACCGTCCGCTTCCTTCAGTCCGCCGGCCTGCTCCCGCAAAACGCCCGCGTCCTGGACGTGGGCTGCGGCGAAGGGTCCATCCTTCGACAGATTCATGTGACCCGCCCCGATATCCATGCCGTCGGCGTCGAGATGTACAAGCCCTTCGCCGACTTCGCCCGCACATACGCCCAAGTGCCGATCTATCCGGTGCTCGATGAACTACCCGAGGGCGAAGCCGGGCCGACGTATGACCTGGTCATCCTGAGTCACGTCCTCGAGCACGTTCCCGATCCGCCCAAGTTCATGGCCGAGCTGGCGACCTACCTCAAGCCGACCGGCCGGCTGTTCATCGACGTGCCCGATGTGACCAAGTATCACTGGCTCGCCGATCTGCACATCGCGCACATTTACCACTTCTCGCGCGCGACGCTCGCCCGCACCGCTGAGAAGGCCGGCCTGCACACCACGCAGATCGAGATTCACAAGCCGCCGAAACTGCCGAGCTGCATCCGCGCCGTCTTCGCCGGCGCGCCGGTCGGCGAGCGCGTCACCGTTGAGCCGGACCCCGCCGAGGATGCCGCCACCGCCGAGCATATTCGCGCGATGAAGAAGAACGCCTGGCTCTTCAACAAGTGCTTCAGCTTCTCGATGTGGTTCTACGAAACCATGTGGGCGGTCAAATCCAAGCTGCCCGGGGCGAGCAAATGA
- a CDS encoding PQQ-binding-like beta-propeller repeat protein encodes MRQLAKITIGMVCVWALTLSPAARGADWANWRGPNHDGSSPETDLPVEFSQTQNVKWAVDLPGPSAATPIITGDRVFITSSSPADKKLFAMCFDRTSGKLLWQQQVGTGYQHPYDNRSTFATPSPVTDGKVVIFLYGNGDLAGFTVEGKKLWQRNLQDDYGQFTYQWTFSASPTILYGQLLVQVLQRDQPVHDIGKDGNESYILALEPATGKTIYRHVRPSDAKMESHEAYSTPMPFEKDGVKQYIVLGGDVVTSHEADTGKELWRWGTYNPDHREQWWRVVPSPVIGDGIILACAPKKAPIFAVRAADGTLAWQSEDRGPLTSDVPTPLFYQGRFFIMSDVRKALSRVEPATGKIEWSIELPGRYLWRASPTGADGHIYCVNHHGEVIVVDPADGKIVAHNMLGKEDDDGICASIAVANGNLFVRTNSKLFCVGR; translated from the coding sequence ATGCGGCAACTGGCGAAAATCACGATCGGGATGGTGTGTGTGTGGGCCCTGACGCTTTCGCCGGCGGCCCGGGGAGCGGACTGGGCCAACTGGCGCGGGCCCAATCACGACGGGTCGAGCCCGGAGACGGATCTGCCCGTCGAGTTTTCGCAGACCCAGAACGTCAAGTGGGCGGTCGATCTGCCCGGGCCCTCGGCCGCGACGCCGATCATCACCGGCGATCGCGTGTTCATCACCAGCTCCAGCCCCGCGGACAAAAAGCTTTTTGCCATGTGCTTCGACCGCACCAGTGGCAAGCTGCTCTGGCAACAGCAGGTCGGCACCGGCTATCAGCATCCCTATGACAACCGCTCGACCTTCGCCACGCCCTCGCCCGTCACCGATGGCAAGGTCGTCATCTTCCTCTACGGCAACGGCGACCTGGCGGGGTTCACGGTGGAGGGGAAAAAACTCTGGCAGCGCAATCTGCAGGACGACTACGGCCAGTTCACCTACCAGTGGACCTTCTCGGCGAGCCCGACGATTCTCTACGGCCAGCTTCTGGTGCAGGTCCTTCAGCGCGATCAGCCGGTGCACGACATCGGCAAGGACGGCAACGAGTCGTACATCCTCGCCCTCGAACCGGCGACGGGCAAGACGATCTATCGCCATGTCCGCCCTAGCGACGCGAAGATGGAGTCGCACGAGGCGTACTCCACGCCGATGCCATTTGAGAAGGACGGCGTCAAGCAGTACATCGTGCTCGGCGGGGACGTGGTGACGAGCCACGAAGCCGACACGGGCAAGGAGCTTTGGCGCTGGGGCACATACAACCCGGACCACCGCGAGCAGTGGTGGCGCGTCGTGCCCTCGCCGGTCATCGGCGACGGGATCATTCTGGCGTGCGCCCCCAAGAAGGCGCCGATCTTCGCGGTGCGGGCGGCGGACGGAACGCTGGCGTGGCAGAGCGAGGACCGCGGGCCGCTGACGAGCGACGTGCCCACGCCGCTGTTTTATCAGGGGCGCTTCTTCATCATGTCCGACGTGCGGAAGGCGCTTTCGCGCGTCGAGCCGGCGACGGGCAAGATCGAATGGTCCATCGAACTGCCCGGCCGATACCTCTGGCGCGCCTCGCCGACCGGCGCCGATGGGCATATCTACTGCGTCAACCATCATGGCGAAGTCATCGTCGTCGACCCCGCCGACGGGAAGATCGTCGCACACAACATGCTCGGCAAGGAAGATGACGACGGCATCTGCGCCTCCATCGCCGTCGCCAACGGCAACCTCTTCGTCCGCACCAACAGCAAGCTGTTCTGCGTCGGCCGCTGA
- a CDS encoding CDP-paratose 2-epimerase: MKDVTLEIYRRTNGAYRLSVRQWVDQPVDVAFAFFADAANLRKITPPWLHFHILTPLPIAMFAGQTIDYRLRLHGIPVRWHTKITEWDPPYGFVDEQERGPYHQWVHRHRFIEHDGGTRLEDDVDYRSPGGRLLHALFIKRDLTKIFAYRSRVIADHFANAESFSA; encoded by the coding sequence ATGAAAGATGTCACTTTGGAAATCTATCGGCGCACCAACGGCGCGTACCGGCTGAGCGTTCGACAATGGGTCGATCAGCCCGTCGATGTCGCGTTCGCCTTTTTCGCCGACGCCGCCAATCTGCGGAAGATCACGCCCCCCTGGCTGCATTTTCACATCCTCACCCCCCTGCCCATCGCCATGTTCGCCGGGCAGACCATCGACTACCGCCTGCGATTGCACGGCATCCCCGTCCGATGGCACACCAAAATCACCGAGTGGGACCCGCCCTACGGGTTCGTCGACGAGCAGGAGCGCGGCCCGTATCACCAATGGGTCCATCGCCACCGCTTCATCGAACACGACGGCGGCACGCGCCTCGAAGACGACGTCGACTACCGAAGCCCCGGCGGACGACTGCTGCACGCCCTGTTCATCAAGCGCGACCTGACGAAAATCTTCGCCTACCGAAGCCGCGTCATCGCCGACCACTTCGCCAACGCCGAATCCTTCTCCGCCTGA
- a CDS encoding Dabb family protein yields MMLVCVMTLALLAGCASNSCCKMDGTCQTTGLYRHVVSFKFTPSTTPEQIDKINAAFAELPKKIDTIRGFEWGTNVSPENLADGFTHCYIVTFDDPAGLKTYLTHPAHLQFVSMLKPQLEKAFVIDYIAR; encoded by the coding sequence ATGATGCTGGTGTGTGTGATGACGCTCGCGCTTCTGGCGGGCTGTGCATCCAACTCGTGCTGCAAGATGGACGGGACCTGCCAGACGACCGGCCTGTATCGCCACGTCGTGTCGTTCAAGTTCACCCCCTCGACGACGCCCGAGCAGATCGACAAGATCAACGCCGCCTTCGCCGAACTGCCCAAGAAGATCGACACCATCCGCGGATTCGAATGGGGCACGAACGTCTCGCCGGAGAATCTGGCGGACGGGTTCACGCATTGTTACATCGTGACGTTCGACGACCCGGCGGGGCTCAAGACGTACCTGACGCACCCGGCCCATCTGCAGTTCGTCTCGATGCTCAAGCCGCAGCTTGAGAAGGCGTTCGTGATCGACTACATCGCCCGCTGA
- a CDS encoding inorganic pyrophosphatase, whose protein sequence is MGFPEPFFRWRPHPWHGLDAGPEAPAVVQAYIELTPFDFVKYEIDKSTGYLRVDRPQRSSSQPPTLYGFIPRTYCGTRVGKLNPNAERGDHDPLDICVMSERPINRSEILLHARVIGGLQATDHGEADDKIIAVLNNDQVMKGIREIKHLPQPLVERLRHYFLTYKMVPGERSQMTIEATYGREEAMAVVEAAMADYQDEFGQ, encoded by the coding sequence ATGGGTTTTCCAGAGCCGTTCTTCCGCTGGCGTCCGCATCCGTGGCACGGGCTTGACGCCGGGCCCGAAGCCCCGGCGGTGGTGCAGGCGTACATCGAGCTGACGCCGTTCGATTTCGTCAAGTATGAAATCGATAAGTCGACCGGCTATCTGCGCGTCGATCGCCCCCAGCGCTCCAGCTCCCAGCCGCCGACGCTCTACGGATTCATCCCCCGCACTTACTGCGGCACGCGCGTCGGGAAGCTCAACCCCAACGCCGAACGCGGCGACCATGACCCCTTGGATATCTGCGTCATGTCCGAACGGCCGATCAACCGCTCGGAAATCCTTCTGCACGCGCGCGTCATCGGCGGGCTTCAAGCCACCGACCACGGCGAGGCCGACGACAAGATCATCGCCGTGCTCAACAACGATCAGGTCATGAAGGGCATCCGTGAAATCAAGCATCTGCCCCAGCCGCTCGTCGAACGCCTCCGCCACTATTTCCTCACGTACAAAATGGTCCCCGGCGAGCGGTCGCAGATGACGATCGAAGCGACCTACGGCCGGGAGGAGGCGATGGCGGTCGTCGAGGCGGCGATGGCGGATTATCAGGATGAATTCGGACAGTGA